The Sulfolobales archaeon genome contains a region encoding:
- a CDS encoding Lrp/AsnC family transcriptional regulator gives MSEIDEKDLKILEVLQEEGNITFVELGKRLNMSPSTAYIRVRRLKQMGLIKKVVSIIDYQRLGFKVRAFIFIKVDPKKLESVARELANIENVLQIQDITGEPS, from the coding sequence ATGTCTGAGATAGATGAGAAGGATCTAAAAATACTAGAGGTGCTGCAGGAGGAGGGAAACATAACTTTCGTAGAGCTTGGCAAGAGACTTAATATGAGTCCATCAACAGCATATATAAGGGTTAGGAGGCTCAAGCAGATGGGGCTTATAAAGAAGGTGGTATCGATCATAGATTATCAGAGGCTGGGCTTCAAGGTGAGGGCGTTTATATTCATCAAGGTAGATCCTAAGAAGCTCGAATCTGTTGCAAGGGAGCTAGCCAATATAGAGAATGTCCTCCAGATCCAGGATATAACTGGTGAACCATCC